One genomic window of Lytechinus variegatus isolate NC3 chromosome 1, Lvar_3.0, whole genome shotgun sequence includes the following:
- the LOC121410725 gene encoding iduronate 2-sulfatase-like translates to MVQQAVCAPSRTSFLTGRRPDTTRLYDFGSYWRTHAGNYTTIPQHFKDNGYITLSVGKVFHPGAPSGMTDDYPYSWTLPAYQPSTQSYSDAKVCPGIDGNLYDNAMCPVDVDKMPEKTLPDLQTLEITENLIKILSPKPKRIKRQDAALYSKLEAALHPHGSTSRRSKRAPVVKLPFFLAVGFRKPHLPWKYPKDFQNLYPLESVMIAPDPNIPENLPTVAWETFKQLRERDDIKALNLSFPFGTIPLEYHASMRQNYYAATSFTDYLVGRLLQALEDWGHEKNTIISIVGDHGYQLGDHGEWCKTSNYHLATRAPLILHVPGVTDRDSFASRKFPLIDPLSPSFQSNLYGNRIKEATLGTGKSSSIEHHQTITKIDSRFDGNNLKVPKNIENQTRNEEFKSAKSFRLDTGRRKLLSQNKIDEFVEFVDLFPTFANLAGLPVPPLCPPNPFNVTFCSEGYSFAPLLQKVAYLNNRDIDHERHERCQDVTSMNFSRWKNATFSQYPRPSIYPTKKTDLPPLDLIKIMGYSMRTERYHYTEWIGFDHITFQGNWSDVKARELYLNDGDPRQDNNVANEKCYHDLIENLSLQLRRGWRDSLPVFRTGS, encoded by the exons ATGGTACAg cAAGCGGTGTGTGCCCCCAGCCGGACATCTTTTCTTACAGGACGACGTCCCGACACAACTCGCCTGTATGACTTCGGTTCTTACTGGAGAACGCACGCCGGAAACTACACAACCATACCGCAGCACTTCAAAGACAACGGCTACATCACACTTTCAGTTGGAAAAGTTTTCCATCCAG GTGCACCTAGTGGAATGACTGACGACTATCCATATAGCTGGACCCTTCCAGCATACCAACCTTCCACACAAAGCTACTCGGATGCAAAG GTGTGTCCCGGTATAGACGGCAACCTATACGACAATGCGATGTGCCCGGTTGATGTGGATAAGATGCCAGAGAAGACTCTACCAGACCTACAGACACTTGAAatcactgaaaatctcatcaagaTACTCTCTCCAAAACCTAAACGTATCAAAAGGCAGGATGCTGCCCTTTATTCTAAGCTTGAAGCGGCTTTGCATCCACATGGATCGACATCAAGACGAAGCAAGAGAGCTCCGGTGGTGAAACTACCCTTCTTTCTGGCCGTCGGATTCAGGAAGCCGCACTTACCGTGGAAGTATCCCAAGGatttccaaaatttgtatccGCTCGAATCGGTAATGATCGCTCCCGACCCGAACATTCCCGAAAACCTACCGACCGTGGCATGGGAAACTTTCAAACAACTCAGAGAAAGAGATGACATTAAAGCATTAAATCTTAGCTTTCCATTCGGGACCATTCCTTTGGAATACCAT GCCTCGATGCGGCAGAATTATTACGCAGCTACAAGTTTTACCGACTATCTAGTTGGGAGGCTCCTACAGGCGCTCGAAGACTGGGGACAtgagaaaaatacaattatctCTATCGTAGGGGATCATG GTTACCAGCTAGGAGATCACGGGGAATGGTGCAAGACCTCTAATTACCATCTAGCCACAAGGGCACCACTAATACTTCATGTGCCAGGGGTAACAGATAGGGATTCTTTTGCTTCAAGGAAGTTTCCCCTCATCGACCCACTGTCACCTTCTTTCCAAAGTAATCTTTATGGAAACAGAATAAAAGAAGCCACTTTGGGAACTGGTAAAAGCTCTTCCATAGAACATCACCAGACTATTACCAAAATTGATTCTCGTTTCGATGGCAACAATTTGAAAGTTCCAAAGAACATTGAGAACCAGACAAGAAATGAAGAGTTCAAATCGGCGAAATCTTTCCGACTTGATACAGGAAGGCGGAAATTACTATCGCAGAACAAAATTGATGAGTTTGTAGAGTTCGTTGATTTGTTTCCTACTTTTGCCAACCTGGCAGGCCTTCCAGTGCCGCCTCTTTGCCCTCCAAACCCTTTCAACGTGACATTCTGTTCTGAAGGATACAGCTTCGCACCACTTCTCCAAAAAGTGGCATACCTGAATAACAGAGATATTGATCATGAGCGCCACGAACGCTGTCAAGACGTTACCTCTATGAATTTCTCTAGATGGAAAAACGCAACTTTCAGTCAATACCCTCGGCCTAGTATTTACCCTACTAAGAAGACCGACTTGCCACCTCTGGACTTAATCAAGATTATGGGATACTCGATGAGGACAGAGAGATACCACTACACGGAATGGATCGGTTTTGATCATATCACCTTTCAAGGGAACTGGTCCGATGTGAAAGCAAGAGAATTGTACCTGAACGATGGAGATCCACGTCAAGATAATAACGTTGCTAATGAGAAATGTTATCATGATTTGATTGAAAACTTGAGTCTTCAGTTGAGGAGAGGATGGAGAGATAGTCTTCCAGTTTTTAGGACCGGAAGCTGA